TAGGACAAATGAAAATAATGTTGACCTCAATAGAAACTTTCTTACATCATGGGATAAGGTGTTCAAAAATGAAGCATATTTAAGTTTGAGAGATTTCTTCGAAAGGAAAGGCGTAATCCAAAATATTTTTATAGAAAGAATTAAATACCTCAAGGATGTTGTAAAAATACTTCTTAAAGGGGAAGCAAAACTTGTAAAAAATGCCCTTCTTATAGGACAATACGAGAGTCCCAAAGGACTTTATTACGGAGGTAATGGCTACGAAAAAGAAACGGCATTTATGATGAAGCTTTTTGAAGATGCATTCAAGAACTCAAAGCATGTAGTTCATATTGACATCCACACAGGTTATGGACCAAAAGACACAATGTCTGTTGTAAATTCGTACCTATTTGAAATTGATTCAAAAACATTTGAGAAAAATATTGGTTATGCACCGGTTGTAAAAAGCGAAAATAGTGAATTTTATGCAATGAGCGGAGATATGATCGATTTTCTCTATACATTAAGGAATGAAAGATTTAAGGATGTTAAATTATACTCGGCAACTTTTGAGTTTGGCATTTTGGGAAGTTCAACAACAAATGAGATTGAAAGCCTCTTTAGGGCAATATTAAGAAACAAGTTACGATTCTATGGAAGCAAAAATAAGGAAATTGAAGAGCAGGTTAAAAAACTATACTTAGGAGCGTTCTGTCCATCAAAAGAGGAATCTATACAAAAAATGTATACACAGTTCAAGAAGGCAATAACAGGCATTTTAACATATGAAGGATTTATAAAGCAATAAAATAACTCAATCTGATTAAAATGCTTGACAAATAAAATTTTAGGTATATAATATAGCAAGAAAAACCAAAAAATTAAAAGAAAAACAAATTTAAAAGAGGATTAATATGATAAGTGCAAAAATTACAAGAAGACAGTTGCAGTTTCTTGAGGCAATAGTAAAAGCCTATAAAGAGACAGGACTTCCTGTTTCATATAAGGATATTGCTTCAAAACTTGGTGTTAGCAGGTGGACTTCATACGACATTCTTCAAGAACTATACAAGAAAGGTTTTCTTTCTGCAAAATACCGACCTGTTGGTGGACCAGGAAGGTCTGAAATCCTTTACGAGCCAACACAAGAAGCAATAGAAAGAGTTGAAAGTGCAAACCTTTTTGCTCCTATAAATGCTATGGGCAAATGGTTTTTTGAAACCCAGAAAAAGATCGAGAAATTAAGCGTTGAGTCTGCAATAAATTTTGTATACGAGCGTATAAAAGATGAAAATAACTCACTTATGGTTCTTTTATATACCCTTGCTTTAACGATAATTCTAACAAAAGTTTTTAATGTTGAACTTAATGAAATGATCAATATGAAGGCAATTATAAATTCAAATACATACGCTCCTGCTGTGCTTATGTTCCTTGTAGAATCAATCTACGGAATCCTTGAGAAAAATAGAGATTCTGAAAAGATAAAACTAAGTGGCAGCGAATTTGAGAAGTTAGAAGAGATAGTCAAGAAATTTAGAGATAGTACTGCACAAGTTTCACCTTCCTTTCAAGACAAGATTTTAAAACTTGTAGGCGCTTTAATATAAAGGAGGTGAAAAGATAATATGACTGCAGGGCAAGCAATTAAGAAAGTTGCCCTTACTAAGACCGTTGAATGGGCAATTGGGTACCTCGAAAAGGACCCAGAAAGAAACCTAAAAAAGGTTGTTGATGTCCTCTACAATGCCTCAAACACATTTAATTTGCCACAGGTGTTTAAAGACCAGCTAAAGGGCGTTAAGACCCTTGTCGATAACAACAGACCTGGCGCACAACTCGTTATTAATCTTCTTAAGGACACTAAGCCCGAAGTTGCAAAGAAACTTGCTGTAAATTTTGTTGTGAATGCTGCCTGGTGGGGCGTCCCCATTCAGAGAAGCACAACCCAAAAGGAAGGTTTTAATGTCCCCTGGTTTATGCTTGTTGACCC
Above is a window of Caldisericum sp. DNA encoding:
- a CDS encoding DUF2817 domain-containing protein, translating into MDKKILNYEDAQKRFRNHFDEFKKQFSDVSFESFAVDEQENLYIDVLKISEGKDKTLIFTIGEHGVEGIFGSFIMEVFIDEILPLINLKDTTVILVHPINPYGMKNIDRTNENNVDLNRNFLTSWDKVFKNEAYLSLRDFFERKGVIQNIFIERIKYLKDVVKILLKGEAKLVKNALLIGQYESPKGLYYGGNGYEKETAFMMKLFEDAFKNSKHVVHIDIHTGYGPKDTMSVVNSYLFEIDSKTFEKNIGYAPVVKSENSEFYAMSGDMIDFLYTLRNERFKDVKLYSATFEFGILGSSTTNEIESLFRAILRNKLRFYGSKNKEIEEQVKKLYLGAFCPSKEESIQKMYTQFKKAITGILTYEGFIKQ
- a CDS encoding radical SAM protein; translation: MTAGQAIKKVALTKTVEWAIGYLEKDPERNLKKVVDVLYNASNTFNLPQVFKDQLKGVKTLVDNNRPGAQLVINLLKDTKPEVAKKLAVNFVVNAAWWGVPIQRSTTQKEGFNVPWFMLVDP